The proteins below come from a single Chryseobacterium bernardetii genomic window:
- a CDS encoding SusD/RagB family nutrient-binding outer membrane lipoprotein codes for MKKFKNILYAGGVVASLLLFNSCQSDLTSLNEDPKHPSTVPTGNLLATSMFQGFYYMYTGSVNFNNYRFFTQQWTETTYVQETNYNLTTRAQPRNHFRRMYVYTLAPLEQAKKDLPTEINADPDVVNNKWATLEIASIFVWENIVDTFGNVPYKEALQAETIKSPKYDDAKSIYLDLISRLDAAVAKINKAKAGYPEDLVYKGDMKKWIKLANSIKLRLAINLADVDPATSKLVAESAISGGVIDSNDSSYSLKFDGNTFTNPLFDDLVASGRNDFLPSDVIVNPMNAKSDPRRAAYFTQTGGAYVGGEYGNLNTFSDFSHVNSTFLAGNAPANLLSYTEVLFLKAEAAARGYNAGGTAAGLYAAAVTASMTENGISATDAAAYILANPYNAANWKQSIGYEGWVAMWNNPFAAWNFVRRLDSPTLTAPASSYIGGIPYRMPYSDQEYVVNNANVTAAANAIGGDKATTKLFWDKN; via the coding sequence ATGAAAAAGTTTAAAAATATATTATACGCTGGAGGTGTTGTTGCTTCATTACTACTTTTTAACTCATGTCAAAGCGATCTTACCTCTCTGAATGAGGATCCAAAGCACCCTTCAACTGTACCAACGGGAAATTTATTGGCAACAAGTATGTTTCAAGGATTTTATTATATGTACACGGGTAGTGTAAACTTTAATAATTATCGTTTTTTTACACAGCAATGGACAGAGACTACTTATGTGCAGGAAACCAATTATAATTTGACTACTCGAGCTCAGCCAAGGAACCACTTCAGAAGAATGTATGTATATACATTAGCTCCTCTTGAGCAAGCTAAAAAAGATTTACCAACAGAGATTAATGCTGATCCTGACGTAGTTAATAACAAATGGGCTACTTTAGAAATTGCTTCTATTTTTGTTTGGGAAAATATTGTAGATACATTTGGTAATGTACCTTATAAAGAGGCTTTGCAAGCAGAAACTATTAAATCTCCTAAATATGATGATGCCAAATCAATCTATCTTGATTTAATATCTAGATTAGATGCAGCGGTAGCAAAAATTAATAAAGCTAAGGCTGGTTATCCTGAAGATTTGGTTTACAAAGGAGATATGAAAAAATGGATTAAACTAGCTAACTCAATTAAATTAAGATTAGCAATTAATCTTGCGGATGTTGATCCTGCTACATCAAAATTAGTAGCAGAAAGTGCTATAAGCGGTGGGGTAATTGACTCAAATGATAGCTCTTATTCGTTAAAGTTTGACGGAAATACTTTTACAAACCCATTGTTTGATGATTTGGTAGCATCAGGTAGAAATGATTTCTTGCCTTCAGATGTTATTGTAAATCCAATGAATGCTAAATCAGATCCAAGAAGAGCAGCATATTTTACTCAAACAGGAGGAGCCTATGTAGGTGGTGAATATGGTAATTTAAACACATTTTCAGATTTTTCTCATGTAAATTCTACTTTCTTAGCCGGTAATGCTCCTGCAAACTTGTTAAGTTATACGGAAGTTTTATTCTTGAAAGCAGAAGCTGCGGCGAGAGGATATAATGCGGGAGGAACAGCGGCAGGTTTATATGCTGCTGCAGTTACTGCGTCTATGACTGAAAATGGAATATCTGCAACAGATGCTGCAGCTTATATCTTAGCTAACCCATATAATGCTGCAAACTGGAAGCAATCTATTGGATACGAAGGATGGGTTGCTATGTGGAATAATCCTTTTGCTGCTTGGAACTTTGTCAGAAGATTAGATAGCCCTACACTTACAGCTCCGGCATCATCTTATATTGGAGGGATTCCTTACAGAATGCCATATTCTGATCAAGAATATGTAGTTAATAATGCTAATGTAACAGCTGCTGCAAATGCAATAGGTGGTGATAAAGCAACAACTAAACTTTTCTGGGATAAAAATTAA